Genomic segment of Dehalogenimonas alkenigignens:
ATGGCATAGGAGCGGTCGACGCCCTTGAAGCTGTTGGCGATCTCTTCGAGCGCCTTCAGGCGTTTAATGTAATTTTCCAGCGATTCGCGGCGGGCGCCGGGCCGGGCGCTTGAGATGGCGTCGGCGGCGGATACCAGGAAGCCCCAGATGGAGGTCTCCGTCTGGTCGAAATGGTGCTCGGCGACGCCCTTGACCACGTCCGGGTTCTTGTCCCACTGCTTGACCAGATCGGCGCCGATGGCGGCGTGGGTGCCTTCCACCTCGCGGTCGACGGCCTTGCCGATATCGTGCAGGAAGCCGGCGCGGCGGGCGACGTTGACGTTGATGCCCAGGTCGGCGGCCATCATCCCGGCCAGCTGGGCGACTTCGACGGAATGCTGCAGCACGTTCTGGCCGTAGCTGGTGCGGTACTTGAGGCGGCCCATGATCTTGACCAGTTCCGGCCGCAGGCCGTGGACGCCGGCGGCGTAGGCCGCCTGTTCGCCGGCCGACTGGATGGCGGCGTCAACCTCTTCTTTAGCTTTGGTCACCACTTCCTCGATGCGCGCCGGGTGGATGCGCCCGTCAAGGACCAGTTTACTGAGCACCAGCCGGGCAATTTCCCGGCGCACCGGGTCGAAGCTGGAGATGGTTACCGCCTCCGGCGTATCGTCGATGATGAGGTCGACGCCGGTGGCCTGCTCCAGGGCGCGGATATTGCGCCCCTCGCGCCCGATAAGGCGGCCCTTCATCTCGTCCGAGGGTATGGGCACCACCGATACCGTCGTCTCGGCGACGATGTCTGAGGCGGTGCGCTGGATGGCGTGGATAATGATGTTGCGGGCCTTTTCGTCCGCCTCTTCCTTGATGCGCTGCTCCCATTGCCGGATGCGGCGGGCGGTCTCAACCTGCATCTCGGATTCGACCATCTCGATGAGCTGGTCTTTGGCTTGCTGGGTGGTCAGGCCGGCCACCTCTTCCAGCTTGAGCTGCTCCTGGCCGCGCAGAGCCTCAACCTTCTCCATTTCCTCGTCGATGGACTTCTCTTTCTTCAGCAGGTCGCGCTCCCGGGTATCCAGGTTTTCCAGCTTGCGCTCCAGCGTTTCCACTTTCTGGGTGACCCGGTTTTCCTGTTTGGCCAGTTCGGTGCGCCGCTCGCGGAGCTCGTTCTCGTTGGCCATGCGCATTTTTTCGGCCTCTTCCCGGGCTGACTGGACGATGCTTTTAGCCTCGGTCTGGGCTTCGGCGACGGTATGCGCCGCCTTGCGCTGGGCGACTCTCAGCTTGCGGCTGTAGACCAGCTGCCGGGACAAGTAGATGAAGACAGAACCGGCGGCCGTGCCGATGA
This window contains:
- the rny gene encoding ribonuclease Y; this translates as MNEFANPLTVLFAFLIGTAAGSVFIYLSRQLVYSRKLRVAQRKAAHTVAEAQTEAKSIVQSAREEAEKMRMANENELRERRTELAKQENRVTQKVETLERKLENLDTRERDLLKKEKSIDEEMEKVEALRGQEQLKLEEVAGLTTQQAKDQLIEMVESEMQVETARRIRQWEQRIKEEADEKARNIIIHAIQRTASDIVAETTVSVVPIPSDEMKGRLIGREGRNIRALEQATGVDLIIDDTPEAVTISSFDPVRREIARLVLSKLVLDGRIHPARIEEVVTKAKEEVDAAIQSAGEQAAYAAGVHGLRPELVKIMGRLKYRTSYGQNVLQHSVEVAQLAGMMAADLGINVNVARRAGFLHDIGKAVDREVEGTHAAIGADLVKQWDKNPDVVKGVAEHHFDQTETSIWGFLVSAADAISSARPGARRESLENYIKRLKALEEIANSFKGVDRSYAIQAGREVRILVKPEEVDDLGSMRLARDIVKKIEEGLEYPGQIKVTVLRETRATDYAR